In Wolinella succinogenes DSM 1740, a single genomic region encodes these proteins:
- a CDS encoding PLP-dependent aminotransferase family protein encodes MQRSFIREILEAISPQTLSLAGGLPDESLFPLQALSHCAQKVLSQPHSLQYSISQGLPVLREKIAQHYSELGFPTNVDEILITTGAQQALDLLSKALASSGLIVESPAYLGAIGAFKSNQIPLVEIEMEEDGIELESLRAKLPKHRLAYLMSDFQNPTSRRYSLSKRQEIARLIESSEAILIEDGAYNELYFKERFPSISSLIPHRSFHVGTFSKILSPSLRVGFIRASKENLAKILPYKESMDLHTSGITQGIVNAFWEEYDFKAHKEKIRHAYALKAKALAQALQTHCPSFSFKEPEGGMFIYGSFAKGVDARALAFDSLKQGAVFVPGGEFYLQRRQSPEARLNFTHLDPRSLDLGVQIIAQTLRAQTKQ; translated from the coding sequence ATGCAACGATCTTTTATTCGTGAGATTCTTGAAGCCATCTCACCTCAGACCCTCTCTCTTGCAGGCGGATTGCCCGATGAGAGCCTCTTTCCTCTCCAAGCACTGAGTCATTGCGCTCAAAAAGTTCTCTCCCAACCCCACTCCCTCCAATACTCCATCTCCCAGGGGCTCCCCGTGCTCAGAGAGAAGATTGCTCAGCACTACAGCGAGCTTGGATTTCCCACAAATGTCGATGAGATTTTGATCACCACAGGTGCCCAACAGGCTCTTGATCTCCTCTCCAAGGCGCTGGCAAGCTCTGGACTTATCGTAGAATCGCCCGCCTACCTAGGGGCAATTGGCGCTTTTAAGAGCAATCAAATCCCTCTAGTGGAAATCGAAATGGAAGAGGATGGAATCGAGCTAGAATCGCTTCGCGCCAAGCTCCCCAAGCATCGTCTCGCCTATCTCATGAGCGATTTTCAAAATCCGACCAGCAGGCGCTACTCGCTATCCAAGCGCCAAGAGATCGCTCGCCTCATCGAGTCATCAGAAGCGATTCTCATCGAAGATGGCGCCTATAACGAGCTCTACTTTAAGGAACGATTCCCCAGTATCTCCTCGCTCATCCCCCATCGCTCTTTTCATGTAGGGACCTTCTCTAAGATTCTCTCCCCCTCCCTAAGGGTTGGCTTCATCCGCGCCTCCAAGGAGAATCTCGCCAAGATTCTTCCCTATAAGGAGAGCATGGATCTCCACACCTCAGGAATCACTCAAGGAATCGTTAATGCTTTCTGGGAGGAATACGATTTCAAGGCGCACAAAGAGAAGATTCGTCACGCCTACGCACTCAAAGCCAAAGCGCTGGCTCAGGCACTACAAACGCACTGTCCGAGCTTTAGCTTCAAAGAGCCTGAGGGAGGGATGTTCATCTATGGAAGTTTTGCCAAAGGAGTGGATGCGCGCGCCTTGGCTTTTGACTCTCTCAAACAAGGGGCGGTTTTTGTCCCTGGGGGTGAATTCTATTTGCAAAGGCGCCAAAGCCCTGAGGCGAGGCTCAACTTCACTCATCTTGATCCCCGCTCCCTCGACCTAGGCGTTCAGATCATCGCCCAAACGCTTAGGGCTCAAACCAAGCAGTGA
- a CDS encoding AraC family transcriptional regulator: protein MKKETKHFRALLADNALYYIYSNISAPLSLQELAKEAGVSAHHFHRIFKEEQGQNLYETIKSIRLQKAANLLLSNHYSTISEVAQLCGYSSSASFIKAFKGRFHLTPREWRHGGHRQYAKEILSTSSAAMASQRSFLGLEPTIKKIPAFRAVYLRHKGYNKSIALSWQKLMAWGFEHQISSQARQIGIHHDNPSITPLAECRYIAALEVEEGFRAQGLLGVMEFPPTLCAVFEVQGRYGDVLGLIDYVYHEWLPQSGYEAKTIPAFALYQKNHFLDPLGNFQLDFCLPVGVV from the coding sequence ATGAAAAAAGAGACCAAGCATTTCCGCGCCCTTTTGGCTGATAACGCCCTCTATTACATCTACTCCAACATCTCCGCTCCGCTCTCACTCCAAGAGCTTGCCAAAGAGGCGGGGGTGAGTGCTCACCACTTTCATCGAATCTTTAAGGAGGAGCAGGGGCAAAATCTTTATGAAACCATCAAATCGATTCGTCTTCAAAAAGCCGCGAATCTGCTCCTCTCCAATCACTACTCCACCATCTCAGAGGTGGCACAACTCTGCGGATATTCCTCTAGTGCCTCTTTTATCAAGGCTTTCAAAGGGCGCTTTCACCTCACTCCCAGAGAGTGGCGCCATGGAGGACACCGCCAATACGCCAAGGAGATTTTGAGCACTTCTAGTGCTGCGATGGCCTCTCAGAGGAGCTTTTTGGGGCTAGAGCCAACGATTAAAAAAATCCCTGCCTTTAGGGCGGTCTATTTGCGTCACAAGGGCTACAACAAAAGCATCGCTCTCTCGTGGCAAAAGCTTATGGCTTGGGGATTTGAGCATCAGATTTCTTCACAGGCGCGTCAAATAGGAATCCATCACGACAATCCCTCTATCACGCCATTGGCGGAGTGCCGCTATATCGCTGCTTTGGAGGTGGAGGAGGGGTTTAGAGCGCAGGGACTGCTTGGGGTGATGGAGTTTCCGCCTACCCTTTGCGCGGTCTTTGAAGTGCAGGGGCGCTATGGGGATGTGCTCGGTCTTATTGATTATGTCTATCATGAATGGCTTCCTCAAAGTGGCTATGAGGCCAAGACAATCCCTGCGTTTGCTCTCTATCAAAAAAATCATTTTTTGGATCCCTTGGGAAACTTTCAGCTCGATTTTTGCCTGCCCGTGGGGGTGGTTTGA
- a CDS encoding 2,3,4,5-tetrahydropyridine-2,6-carboxylate N-succinyltransferase: MSVEAFKAFVSEFQARKDYRAPLGFGICRVDLGKSSGKVLQATYPLLNWEGENLGSFAVLSEVAKEGKRISEGDFEQVVGITPEFIQNALALFEPFIAETIADASKHKNIQVILELQKALHEGRLMDAQGEPLYRFVALYEDAKCESVETGYMKLLALSLGKAPLRSLLLDGIFGLLQNVAWSGNKPYELAWLRENEIRLKMRGEYPAIDYVDKFPRYLMQVIPQYDNIRLLDTAKTRFGAYLGKGGYTQMPGASYINFNAGVEGACMNEGRISSSVVIGEGTDVGGGASILGVLSGGNNDPITIGKNCLLGVNSSTGISLGDGCIVDGGVAVLAGTVFKISEAEAAKIAEINPDFELKADGFYKGKDLSKKHGVHFRQDSKTGAMIAFRSNRKIELNAALH, translated from the coding sequence ATGAGCGTTGAGGCGTTTAAGGCATTCGTGAGTGAGTTTCAAGCGAGAAAAGATTATCGAGCACCTCTAGGATTTGGAATCTGCCGCGTGGATCTAGGAAAGTCAAGTGGCAAGGTGCTTCAAGCGACCTATCCTCTGCTCAATTGGGAAGGGGAAAATCTTGGCTCGTTTGCGGTTTTGAGCGAAGTGGCCAAAGAGGGCAAACGAATCTCCGAGGGGGATTTTGAGCAGGTGGTTGGAATCACTCCAGAGTTTATCCAAAATGCCCTCGCGCTCTTTGAGCCCTTCATTGCAGAGACGATTGCTGATGCCTCAAAACATAAAAATATACAGGTGATTTTAGAGCTTCAAAAAGCCCTCCACGAAGGACGGCTGATGGATGCTCAAGGCGAGCCTCTCTATCGATTCGTGGCGCTCTATGAGGACGCGAAATGCGAAAGCGTGGAGACGGGCTATATGAAGCTTCTTGCGCTCTCTTTGGGCAAAGCCCCCTTGCGATCCCTCCTTTTGGATGGAATCTTTGGGTTGCTTCAAAATGTCGCGTGGAGTGGCAATAAGCCTTATGAGCTCGCATGGCTTAGGGAGAATGAGATTCGTCTAAAGATGCGAGGCGAGTATCCAGCGATTGATTATGTGGACAAATTTCCCCGCTATCTCATGCAGGTGATCCCACAATATGACAACATTCGTCTGCTTGACACAGCCAAGACGCGTTTTGGCGCTTACTTGGGCAAGGGGGGTTACACTCAGATGCCCGGAGCCAGCTATATCAACTTCAACGCGGGCGTTGAAGGGGCTTGCATGAATGAGGGGAGAATCTCCTCCTCGGTGGTTATTGGCGAAGGAACCGATGTGGGTGGAGGCGCAAGCATCCTTGGCGTGCTAAGCGGGGGCAACAATGATCCAATCACGATTGGCAAAAACTGCCTTCTTGGGGTCAACAGCTCCACAGGAATCAGCCTGGGTGATGGATGTATTGTGGATGGAGGAGTTGCGGTGTTGGCAGGAACCGTCTTTAAAATCAGCGAGGCTGAGGCTGCTAAAATCGCTGAGATCAACCCTGACTTTGAGCTCAAAGCCGATGGATTCTATAAGGGTAAAGATCTCTCCAAGAAACATGGAGTCCATTTCCGCCAAGATTCCAAAACAGGCGCCATGATCGCTTTTAGAAGCAATCGAAAAATCGAGCTCAACGCCGCTCTGCACTAA
- the thiD gene encoding bifunctional hydroxymethylpyrimidine kinase/phosphomethylpyrimidine kinase has protein sequence MKVVLTIAGSDSSGGAGIQADIKTAEAFGCFSATALTVITAQNTLGVREAMPLGASLVRSQIEAVMEDFSVEAIKIGMLYDTETILGVGEFLIQNALKIPVVLDPVAISQAGSKLLLDEAIRSLADLFPLATVVTPNLKETELFWNLDQEPTLEILRERGVEFARERGVAFVVKNLRKEDRSVDYLIQEEGIASFCTPYVKNGQSHGTGCSFSMAIACLLALGLSLPEAVKEAKDYIYKAMLEAPFLGRGAGPILHRVKRS, from the coding sequence GTGAAAGTCGTGCTTACCATCGCGGGGAGCGATAGCTCAGGGGGAGCGGGAATCCAAGCCGACATCAAGACGGCGGAGGCTTTTGGCTGCTTTAGTGCGACAGCCCTCACAGTGATCACCGCTCAAAACACGCTGGGTGTGCGAGAAGCAATGCCGCTAGGGGCTTCATTGGTTCGATCGCAGATTGAGGCAGTGATGGAGGATTTTTCCGTTGAGGCGATCAAAATCGGGATGCTTTATGACACAGAGACGATTCTTGGTGTAGGAGAGTTTCTGATTCAAAATGCACTCAAGATTCCTGTTGTGTTAGATCCCGTGGCAATCTCTCAGGCGGGCTCCAAGCTCCTGCTGGATGAGGCGATACGCTCCTTGGCTGATCTTTTTCCTTTGGCTACGGTGGTCACTCCCAACCTCAAAGAGACCGAGCTTTTTTGGAATTTAGATCAAGAGCCTACTTTGGAAATTCTGCGAGAAAGGGGAGTAGAGTTTGCAAGGGAGCGAGGAGTGGCCTTTGTGGTGAAGAATCTTCGCAAAGAGGATAGAAGCGTGGATTACCTCATTCAAGAGGAGGGAATCGCCTCTTTTTGCACTCCCTATGTAAAGAATGGCCAAAGCCATGGCACAGGGTGCTCTTTTTCGATGGCGATCGCCTGTCTGCTAGCGCTTGGATTGAGCTTGCCAGAGGCGGTGAAAGAGGCCAAAGACTATATCTATAAAGCGATGTTGGAAGCCCCTTTTTTAGGCAGGGGGGCAGGGCCAATTTTACATCGAGTCAAGAGGAGCTAA
- the thiE gene encoding thiamine phosphate synthase, with product MQDMRLQGLYGISESGWYKRPHEAIELLLEAIEGGMKIFQLREKEGSDEEILPLARALWNHCRQKGVLFILNDRLDLALSLGVDGVHLGIDDAEASRARILLPHGIIGISCYGDLDRAHKAKEEGASYVAFGSCFPSPTKPASSVIDLTLFKKAQEELAIPLCAIGGIEAQNVGELIHCDMIAVISSLWSGGVAQVRKNAKGLIQSWRENRERV from the coding sequence ATGCAAGATATGAGACTTCAAGGACTTTATGGAATCAGTGAGTCTGGATGGTATAAGCGTCCCCATGAAGCGATCGAACTCCTTTTGGAGGCAATTGAGGGGGGGATGAAAATCTTTCAGCTTCGAGAGAAAGAGGGGAGTGATGAGGAGATTCTTCCTTTAGCGCGTGCCCTTTGGAACCATTGTCGCCAAAAAGGGGTGCTTTTTATCCTTAATGACCGCCTTGATTTAGCGTTGAGCTTGGGGGTGGATGGGGTGCATCTTGGAATCGATGATGCGGAGGCCTCTAGGGCGAGAATACTTTTGCCCCATGGAATCATAGGAATCTCCTGTTATGGAGACCTTGATCGTGCACATAAAGCCAAGGAGGAGGGGGCGAGCTATGTGGCTTTTGGCTCCTGTTTCCCCTCTCCCACCAAGCCAGCCTCAAGTGTAATCGATCTCACCCTGTTTAAAAAGGCCCAAGAGGAGCTCGCGATTCCTCTTTGTGCCATTGGGGGAATCGAGGCGCAAAATGTGGGTGAGCTGATTCACTGTGATATGATTGCGGTGATCTCTTCGCTTTGGAGTGGAGGAGTGGCACAGGTGAGGAAAAATGCGAAAGGGTTGATACAAAGTTGGAGAGAAAATAGAGAGAGGGTTTAA
- a CDS encoding RNA recognition motif domain-containing protein, whose translation MKSIYVGNMAYNASEQDVRDLFSKYGNVLSVKLVTDRETGKAKGFGFVEMEADGADKAIDALNNSEFLGRNLRVNEAKPREPRDSRPPKRSW comes from the coding sequence TTGAAAAGCATTTACGTAGGTAACATGGCTTATAACGCTTCTGAGCAAGACGTTAGAGACCTTTTCTCAAAGTACGGAAACGTTCTGTCGGTCAAATTGGTTACTGATAGAGAAACAGGCAAGGCAAAAGGTTTTGGATTCGTAGAGATGGAAGCTGATGGCGCTGATAAAGCGATTGATGCCCTCAACAACAGCGAATTCCTAGGCAGAAACCTAAGAGTTAACGAAGCTAAACCTAGAGAACCCAGAGACTCTAGACCTCCTAAGCGCTCCTGGTAA
- the hypF gene encoding carbamoyltransferase HypF, whose protein sequence is MVSSIKKQAKITISGIVQGVGFRPFVYNLATELGVGGYVLNNPQGVLIVAETDQNTLEEFIQAIRQNKPRNAKIDSFKVESDEKLVGYTSFEIRDSVNMGGKCAILPADTSICPDCLREMHDPKDRRYLYPFINCTNCGPRYTIIKELPYDRPKTSMAAFEMCPECQKEYNDPTSRRFHAEPNSCPHCGPKLTLYRSNGTPLAEGAKAIETLCKLIKKGHIVAVKGIGGFHLVCDATKNRVVMELRERKKRPTKPFAVMFRSVFEIGKCTELSPIEEATILSPERPIVLISKRRPHRLEKFLISCDGVAPRVGTMGVFLPYSPLHSLLMEQAKIPLVFTSANLSGEPLIRDFKELCEKLSGVFDYYLDHDREILNPCDDSVVTIQNNKFQVIRRARGYAPSNVLLPFELEEGVLALGAQQKSTLALAFGSNAILSPHIGDLDNPSSESYFHQTREVLQGIYEFTPKIIVSDKHPDYESTRWALKQKDSQVLQVQHHYAHMLSLLSEHKVKEKILGVIWDGTGYGDDGRIWGGEFFVGDFHGYERAGHFKEFRLLGGESAIKEPKKLALSLMFDLYGKEALNLKHPVVNSFSHDELETLYKMHQKGINSPLSSSVGRLFDAMAAMIGVVDRVTFEGECGMVLEGLYNPDFEAERYPYLVQEGVVDIHPMLLAILEGGEEASLVATKFINTLAHIALEVARIHRLPVGFSGGVFQNRELCTKIERLFQNEGLPYYMHEKIPCNDGGIALGQVAFAKFHGKV, encoded by the coding sequence ATGGTTTCAAGCATCAAAAAGCAGGCAAAAATTACCATTAGTGGGATCGTGCAGGGAGTGGGGTTTCGACCCTTTGTTTATAATTTAGCCACGGAGCTTGGAGTAGGGGGGTATGTCCTCAATAATCCCCAAGGGGTTTTGATCGTGGCGGAGACGGATCAAAACACACTGGAGGAGTTTATCCAGGCCATTCGCCAAAACAAGCCACGCAACGCCAAGATCGATTCCTTTAAAGTGGAATCAGATGAGAAGCTGGTAGGCTACACCTCTTTTGAGATTCGAGATAGTGTGAATATGGGAGGAAAGTGCGCGATTTTGCCTGCGGATACCTCCATCTGCCCCGACTGCCTTAGAGAGATGCATGATCCTAAGGATAGACGATACCTCTACCCTTTTATCAATTGTACCAATTGTGGTCCTCGCTATACTATCATCAAAGAGCTCCCTTACGACCGACCCAAGACCTCTATGGCAGCCTTTGAGATGTGCCCTGAGTGTCAGAAAGAGTACAACGACCCTACCAGTCGCCGCTTTCATGCCGAGCCTAATAGCTGCCCTCATTGCGGTCCCAAGCTAACGCTCTATCGCTCTAATGGGACTCCTTTGGCGGAGGGGGCTAAGGCAATTGAGACACTTTGCAAGCTGATCAAAAAAGGTCATATTGTGGCTGTCAAAGGAATTGGTGGCTTTCATCTTGTGTGTGATGCGACCAAAAATCGCGTGGTGATGGAGCTCAGGGAGCGTAAAAAGCGTCCGACTAAGCCTTTTGCTGTTATGTTTAGAAGTGTCTTTGAGATAGGGAAGTGCACCGAGCTCTCCCCTATTGAAGAGGCGACTATTCTTTCGCCTGAACGCCCCATTGTGCTCATTTCTAAAAGGCGTCCGCATCGCTTAGAAAAGTTCCTTATCTCTTGTGATGGAGTCGCACCTAGAGTGGGGACTATGGGGGTTTTTCTCCCCTATTCGCCCCTCCATTCTCTTCTTATGGAGCAGGCAAAGATTCCTCTGGTCTTTACGAGTGCTAATCTCAGTGGAGAGCCACTCATTCGAGATTTCAAAGAGTTATGCGAGAAGCTTTCGGGTGTTTTTGACTATTACCTTGACCATGATCGAGAGATTCTCAATCCTTGTGATGATAGCGTGGTGACCATCCAAAACAATAAATTCCAAGTGATTCGGCGTGCTAGAGGCTATGCTCCCTCTAATGTCCTTTTGCCCTTTGAGCTTGAAGAGGGGGTGCTGGCGCTAGGGGCTCAGCAAAAGAGCACGCTTGCGTTGGCTTTTGGGAGCAATGCAATCTTGAGTCCGCACATTGGCGATCTGGATAACCCCTCCTCAGAGAGCTATTTTCACCAGACGCGTGAAGTGCTTCAGGGGATTTATGAATTCACTCCTAAAATCATCGTATCGGATAAACATCCCGATTACGAATCGACTCGTTGGGCACTCAAACAGAAAGACTCGCAAGTGTTGCAGGTGCAGCACCACTATGCCCATATGCTCTCACTCCTCTCTGAGCATAAAGTTAAAGAGAAAATTCTTGGGGTGATTTGGGATGGAACAGGCTATGGGGATGATGGCCGGATTTGGGGAGGGGAGTTTTTCGTGGGGGATTTTCATGGCTATGAGCGCGCGGGTCACTTTAAGGAATTTAGGCTTCTAGGGGGTGAGAGTGCGATCAAAGAGCCCAAGAAGTTAGCGCTCTCTTTGATGTTTGATCTCTATGGCAAAGAGGCGCTCAATCTCAAACACCCCGTAGTGAACTCCTTTTCGCATGATGAGCTAGAGACGCTCTATAAAATGCATCAAAAAGGAATCAACTCTCCACTCTCCAGTTCCGTAGGAAGGCTTTTTGATGCGATGGCGGCGATGATTGGAGTGGTGGATCGCGTCACTTTTGAGGGAGAGTGCGGGATGGTGCTAGAGGGGCTTTATAATCCTGATTTTGAGGCGGAGCGTTATCCTTATCTTGTTCAAGAGGGGGTGGTGGATATTCACCCTATGCTTTTGGCGATTCTTGAGGGGGGCGAAGAGGCAAGTTTGGTGGCGACTAAGTTCATCAACACGCTGGCCCATATTGCTCTAGAAGTGGCTAGAATTCATCGCTTACCCGTAGGTTTCAGCGGAGGAGTCTTTCAGAATCGTGAGCTATGCACCAAAATCGAGCGGCTCTTTCAAAACGAGGGGCTTCCCTATTATATGCATGAGAAGATTCCTTGCAATGATGGAGGAATCGCTTTGGGGCAGGTGGCCTTTGCCAAGTTCCACGGTAAAGTCTAA
- the hypB gene encoding hydrogenase nickel incorporation protein HypB: MQNRRNLNNPNLQTKSLEVVERILSKNDLEAQKLRERFAEAGVYALNLMSSPGSGKTTLLEQMALLGGVTFSVIEGDLETNRDADRLRAKGVEAYQITTGEACHLEALMVAKALDQIPWQKKDFLIIENVGNLVCPASYDLGCAMNIVLLSVPEGDDKILKYPTMFLCADAVLITKSDMIDYFGFRLSQVREDLNRLGKAIPIFETSSKEPSTIQKFIQFIQEKKEQGYVSSHTF, translated from the coding sequence TTGCAAAATCGTCGAAACCTCAACAACCCTAATCTTCAGACCAAAAGCCTAGAAGTCGTAGAGCGAATCCTTTCTAAAAACGACCTAGAGGCGCAAAAGCTTCGAGAGCGATTCGCTGAGGCGGGGGTCTATGCCCTCAATCTCATGAGCTCTCCGGGAAGTGGAAAAACTACCCTATTGGAGCAGATGGCGCTTCTTGGGGGAGTTACTTTTAGCGTCATTGAGGGAGATTTGGAGACCAATCGTGACGCCGATCGATTGAGAGCCAAAGGGGTGGAGGCCTATCAGATCACCACGGGAGAGGCCTGTCATCTTGAAGCCCTCATGGTCGCTAAGGCTTTGGATCAGATTCCTTGGCAAAAGAAGGATTTCCTCATTATTGAGAATGTGGGGAATCTCGTCTGCCCCGCGAGTTATGACTTGGGGTGTGCGATGAATATTGTGCTGCTCTCTGTACCCGAAGGGGATGATAAGATTCTTAAATACCCTACGATGTTCCTCTGCGCCGATGCCGTGCTCATCACCAAAAGCGATATGATCGACTATTTTGGCTTTAGACTCTCCCAAGTGCGAGAGGATCTCAATCGCCTAGGCAAGGCGATTCCCATCTTTGAAACCTCCTCCAAAGAGCCTTCAACCATCCAAAAATTTATTCAATTCATCCAAGAAAAAAAGGAGCAAGGATATGTGTCTAGCCATACCTTCTAA
- a CDS encoding HypC/HybG/HupF family hydrogenase formation chaperone — protein MCLAIPSKVVSIDKERNMAKLDTLGVEREASLDLMQEEVAVGEYVLLHIGYVMSKIDEESAKLSLETYREIIKAMEEEEEELHRANS, from the coding sequence ATGTGTCTAGCCATACCTTCTAAAGTGGTCTCTATTGACAAAGAGAGAAACATGGCCAAGCTTGATACGCTAGGCGTGGAGCGTGAAGCGAGTCTGGATTTAATGCAAGAAGAGGTGGCCGTGGGGGAGTATGTTCTGCTCCATATTGGTTATGTGATGAGCAAGATTGATGAGGAGAGCGCCAAACTCTCGCTCGAGACCTATCGCGAAATCATCAAGGCGATGGAGGAGGAAGAGGAAGAGCTCCATAGGGCCAATTCATGA
- the hypD gene encoding hydrogenase formation protein HypD, translated as MSDHYLIDSFRDKEIIQKFAKKIAQNASLLPRKVKIMEVCGGHTHTIMKYGLLQLMPKEVEFVHGPGCPVCVMPKERINQAYEIALQEGVILVTLGDMIKVPGSQGSLQSARALGRDVRFVYSPLEVLKIAKENPHQKVVFFAIGFETTTPMSAALLERAMGEGVKNLLFHINHITVPEPVRAILDDPSSTLDALIGPSHVSVIAGAKIYEPLVQDYRLPIVVSGFEPVDVMESVDRIVHQLAHQEARLEIQYARSVTMEGNLKAQAMIERYFEKRESFTWRGIGPIPCSALRLREEFKEWDAERYFASILHHEEIPDHKSCKCGDILRGVAKPFDCKVFAKACTPENPLGSCMVSSEGACAAYYKYGREHLN; from the coding sequence ATGAGTGATCACTATCTCATCGATTCTTTTCGAGACAAAGAGATCATCCAAAAATTTGCTAAGAAAATCGCCCAAAATGCCTCTTTATTGCCTAGAAAAGTGAAAATTATGGAGGTTTGCGGGGGGCACACCCACACCATCATGAAATATGGACTGCTTCAGCTTATGCCCAAAGAGGTGGAGTTTGTCCATGGGCCTGGGTGCCCTGTTTGCGTGATGCCCAAAGAGAGAATCAATCAAGCCTATGAGATTGCTCTGCAAGAGGGGGTGATTCTTGTCACCTTGGGAGATATGATCAAAGTCCCGGGCTCTCAAGGGTCGCTCCAGAGCGCTAGAGCTCTAGGGCGTGATGTTCGATTCGTCTATTCACCCCTAGAGGTGCTCAAAATTGCCAAAGAGAATCCCCACCAAAAAGTGGTCTTTTTCGCCATTGGATTTGAGACCACCACGCCTATGAGTGCAGCGCTTTTGGAGCGAGCCATGGGAGAAGGGGTCAAAAACCTCCTTTTTCATATCAATCATATCACGGTTCCAGAGCCCGTGAGAGCGATTCTAGATGATCCCTCCTCAACCCTTGACGCCCTCATTGGCCCCTCCCATGTGAGCGTGATTGCAGGAGCGAAAATCTATGAGCCCTTGGTGCAAGACTATCGACTTCCTATTGTGGTGTCGGGTTTTGAACCTGTGGATGTGATGGAGAGCGTGGATAGAATCGTCCACCAGCTGGCTCACCAAGAGGCTAGGCTAGAGATTCAATACGCGCGAAGCGTCACGATGGAGGGGAATCTTAAGGCTCAGGCGATGATAGAGCGCTACTTTGAAAAGCGCGAGAGCTTCACATGGCGAGGAATCGGTCCTATTCCCTGCTCGGCTTTGCGCCTTAGAGAGGAGTTTAAGGAGTGGGACGCGGAGCGCTATTTTGCCTCGATTCTTCATCATGAAGAGATTCCTGATCATAAATCTTGCAAATGCGGCGACATCTTAAGAGGGGTGGCCAAGCCCTTTGATTGCAAGGTTTTTGCCAAGGCGTGCACCCCAGAAAATCCTCTAGGAAGCTGTATGGTGAGTAGCGAGGGGGCGTGTGCGGCCTATTACAAATATGGTCGGGAGCACCTGAATTAA